The window CTGCTGAGTACCGGGTGCAATATTGATCGAGTAGTCCGGCGGCTCGCTAAAAGCCATGTAACCTACAGCGATGTTCAGCCCCAGCATAGCTGCGACTGTGACTATGATGAGGGTGTTTGAGACATGCATCTTGTGTTGCGTAGCGTTCATCTAACGATATATAGATTCTCCTGTCTATTTGCGCTACAGTGGTCTTAACAGATTTTAGCAGGCGTAAAATCAGGTTATGTACTTTTACTATGCAGACAAGTTTAGGTAAGGATAAACGACTTGAAAGCAGTAAATTTCCTTCGCAACGAATGTTAACTCAACGTCGGATGAAGTGTTGTTCTTAGATGAGGTGCGGGATCTTCCTCCAACGACTCCGCTGTTACCCCACATCTACTCCGGTGGTACCGACCATAACAACCATCGTGCAGAGCGATGGTACGTTCACCTATGTAGCTATTGGTGTAACGATGGTGGCCACCATAGTTATGGTCGCAGTAATTCGTTCCAAACAAATGTAGTTTAGTGAACGGGCTCGTTTCATCTTCATAGGTTGAGTGGAGTCTAATTGTGATGGTTGAATCAGGCATTAGTGTATGTTGCGGTTACTGCTGTTTAGATGTTTGTTCTGCTTGCTTCTTCTGTTCTGCTTCTTCTTCAATCTTCAGTCTACCGTAGATGATGCCTCGGAATACTTTCCAGTTTGTCGGAATTAAGGTGCTGAAGTAGAAGTGTCCTATTATGAGGCCTACCAGTGTGAAGGTGAGTATGTCATGTAGGAATCTGCTCTTGAAGATGTAGAGCCAGTCGTTGAACGCGTCCAAACCTGATGCTTGGATGAATCCTTGGAAGGGCTCCCAGATTGTGAGTCCCGTGAAGCCTAGGAGAAAGATGTCAACAAATATGGCCCAGTGGAACATTTTCTGCATCGGATGAAGCTTCTCCAGCCGCGGATACTCTTTTGTGCGTGCAGTGAAGTTTTGGATAATGGCCTTCATGTTCGCGATATCGAGCCGTGAGACCCATGCCTCCCTGAATTTGCGGATGATTAAGGAGTCGTAGACAATGTGAAAGATGCCTAGATTGATCACGGCGATAGAGAAGTACCAGTGATAAGCAACCCAATTTCTAAGACCCACCGACGCGATCTGCGGGCTAACATTGGAAAAGTAGTCCATCTTGTATATGAATACCCCCGTGATGAACAGACCTAGGAGCAGGGCGAGGAAGAGCCAGTGAATCACTATCTGAATCTTATCATACCGCTCAATCTGCTCAAAGACCATGTTCCACCGCTGACCTCTTCTACCATAGATAATTTCACGGAAGAAATGCGCTACACAGCCGAAAATAGATACAGCTATAATCGTTAGTGCGAGCGAATCATCTAGCCGGAATGGAACACCAGATATCTGGAGCAGGCTCGAGAACATCCGAGCAGTTATTGTAATCCAATTTGGTTATAACTCTTTTTATTTGGTGGTGTTCTTCCGATGGTAACTTTCTGAACTACTATTGCTGCTGTTAAAAAAAAGTTAATGTCTTATTTTGGGTCTGCTTCATTATCAATTGTTACGCGATGTGGATACTATATGTAGTCGCAGAAGAAACAGTGCTTGTTGAGTATTGGCTCTAAATTATGCGCGTTATGATAACGCCGCTCAAGGTTTTCGCCAAAATTAATATTAAATAGTGCTGACACGATATCTATTCGTATGTCGAAAGAGGATCAGATGCTGGACGAGCTGCGCCGGATTAGGGAATTGCTGGAGCCGAAGCCTGCGCCACCTGCACCACCTCCACGTGGGATGATGAACGAGTTCAGAGACTTCATTGTGAAGTACAAGGTTTTAGGGCTGGCTGTCGCCTTCATTCTTGGTCTTTACTTGGGTACTTTAGTACAGGCGCTTGTGAACGATTTGATTATGCCTATAATCTCACTATTTCTACCGGGAACTGCTTGGGATGCGCTTATGGTCGGGCCTTTCCGGGTTGGGCATTTCTTCGGTGCGCTGCTGACATTTCTTATTGTGGCTCTGGTAATATTCATCTTAGTTAGGCAAACTGCGAAAATGGGAATAGAGTAGTCCTAACAGGTTTAGATTAAATTATCGTGGCTTTAAGAAAGCGTACAGAATATCTCACCGTTTCGACAGAATCCGACTGCACAAAGCTTATTAACGCGCTGAGGCGTGACTGTCCTTGAAATGAGAGGCGACGCCGCAATCGGCCGAAGACAATCGGTACAAGTAGTACTTCTAATCCTCACTGTGTTGCCTCTAGTGGTGCTTTTATAAGCCCACACGCGCCGCCAACAAAAGACGTATGTGGGTGTAATAATCCGAGTGAGAGGTTAGAATAGTAATATGGTAAAAATGTCTGGAAGCCAAGCCCTTATTCAGGGCCTTTGGAGCGAAGGGGTGCGCGCGATTTTCGGCATCCCCGGAGGGCAGATTATGCCTGTTTACGACGCGCTTTACGATAGTGAAATCAGACATATTCTCGCAAGACATGAGCAGTGCGCAGCCCACATGGCTGACGGCTATGCGCGAGCAAGTGGTCACCCAGGTGTTTGCATGGCAACCTCAGGCCCTGGTGCCACAAATCTCGTAACCGGGATAGCGACGGCTTACGCTGACTCCTCACCGATTGTAGCAATCACTGGACAGGTTGCAAAACCCTTCATCGGTAAAGATGCGTTTCAAGAGTGCGATACCATCGGTATCGTCACCCCGATCACTAAGTACACTTTACAGCCAATGGAAGCTAATGAGATTCCTGAGGCGATTAAGAAGGCGTTTCTAATCGCATCTACCGGCAGACCGGGACCGGTGCTAGTCGA is drawn from Nitrososphaerota archaeon and contains these coding sequences:
- a CDS encoding cytochrome b/b6 domain-containing protein; the encoded protein is MFSSLLQISGVPFRLDDSLALTIIAVSIFGCVAHFFREIIYGRRGQRWNMVFEQIERYDKIQIVIHWLFLALLLGLFITGVFIYKMDYFSNVSPQIASVGLRNWVAYHWYFSIAVINLGIFHIVYDSLIIRKFREAWVSRLDIANMKAIIQNFTARTKEYPRLEKLHPMQKMFHWAIFVDIFLLGFTGLTIWEPFQGFIQASGLDAFNDWLYIFKSRFLHDILTFTLVGLIIGHFYFSTLIPTNWKVFRGIIYGRLKIEEEAEQKKQAEQTSKQQ
- a CDS encoding MscL family protein, with protein sequence MSKEDQMLDELRRIRELLEPKPAPPAPPPRGMMNEFRDFIVKYKVLGLAVAFILGLYLGTLVQALVNDLIMPIISLFLPGTAWDALMVGPFRVGHFFGALLTFLIVALVIFILVRQTAKMGIE